The following coding sequences are from one Nitrospinaceae bacterium window:
- a CDS encoding alcohol dehydrogenase catalytic domain-containing protein → MKGMLLKEFGQPLVLEEVPDPKLGPSEVLVESKANGLCATDLKVVEGLIKTASTPLMLGHENAGVVVETGTDVDSVQPGDKVVVVSKKTCGRCSMCRKGHEEMCLNSPGRMGMEMDGGFGQLVAAPERNLVKVGPNVPLSGASLIGGTLASPLHSIRMARVGLGETAVIFGLGGLGLHALQLLCYLGARVIGVDVQPEKLEKAKEYGASATINAAEVDPVKAVLDMTDGVGAEVALEIVGGAAVPPVLQQCLELLAPGGRLVILGYHFGQTFPIDPAYLVYKWVQIIASHNHTVQDVRDAASLVESGKVKPVISELAPMTEANEAMDRLRAGDPVGRIVLEW, encoded by the coding sequence ATGAAAGGAATGCTCTTAAAAGAATTCGGACAGCCCCTCGTTCTCGAGGAAGTTCCCGATCCCAAACTTGGGCCCAGCGAAGTGCTCGTCGAATCGAAAGCCAACGGGCTTTGCGCGACAGACCTAAAAGTGGTCGAAGGCCTCATCAAGACCGCATCGACCCCCCTTATGCTCGGTCATGAAAACGCCGGTGTCGTCGTCGAGACGGGAACAGACGTGGATTCTGTCCAACCGGGCGACAAGGTGGTCGTCGTATCAAAGAAAACCTGCGGTCGATGCTCGATGTGCCGCAAAGGGCACGAGGAGATGTGCCTCAACTCACCGGGCAGGATGGGCATGGAGATGGACGGGGGCTTCGGCCAACTCGTCGCCGCCCCAGAGCGCAACCTTGTTAAAGTGGGACCGAATGTGCCGCTGAGCGGCGCCTCCCTCATTGGTGGCACACTCGCCTCACCGCTCCACTCGATACGCATGGCTCGTGTCGGACTCGGCGAGACAGCCGTGATATTCGGTCTCGGCGGCCTGGGCCTTCATGCCCTCCAGCTACTTTGCTATCTGGGTGCGAGAGTCATCGGCGTGGACGTTCAGCCCGAAAAACTTGAAAAAGCCAAGGAGTATGGCGCCAGCGCAACTATCAATGCAGCCGAGGTGGATCCGGTCAAAGCCGTGCTCGACATGACGGATGGCGTCGGTGCCGAGGTCGCCCTTGAAATCGTCGGCGGGGCGGCCGTTCCCCCGGTGCTCCAGCAATGTCTTGAGCTTCTCGCACCAGGGGGCCGCCTCGTTATCCTGGGCTACCATTTCGGGCAAACCTTCCCGATCGATCCAGCCTATCTCGTCTACAAGTGGGTCCAGATAATCGCCTCGCACAACCACACAGTGCAAGACGTGCGCGACGCCGCCAGCCTCGTTGAGAGCGGCAAGGTCAAACCCGTGATATCGGAGTTAGCTCCCATGACAGAGGCCAACGAGGCCATGGACCGCCTTCGCGCAGGTGATCCTGTCGGAAGAATTGTTCTGGAGTGGTAG
- a CDS encoding response regulator has product MSPDSSSRPQNNQDAAEPSTQGIASFDESPHLLLQQIIDVGTRLVGASYGALGVFNTDGDQIIRFLTSGIDEKIREAIGPPPSGKGIIGLLARESRPLRISDLTRNPLSTGIPPHHPTMTSFLGVPLKSQEIVYGNLYFTDKIGEDSFTPEDERIAENFAALAVAAIERRTALDHLHQAEKLEALGRLSAGISHDFNNALGIIHGAAELLDRQLGKENIDPAISEYLDIIMKSAMGAAQTVKRLQDFARKRDDRPASVADLNEAIQAAAEMTRPRWKSEAEASGLQIDLAIRPEARHSLVSGVESELHEILINLINNALDAMPGGGNIVLSTEDTNGGPRVSIKDTGTGMSPETSARAFEPFFSTKGEQGTGMGLSMVFGIIKRYGGSIGIESEAGVGTEISFTLPPSNIVDEKRTETAIPSAGPANILIIEDEPDMARVISDLLSEEGYSPHVIHNGLEATQAFEAGRHDLVISDLAMPGISGSEIARRIKEISPSTPVLLLTGWQAGMPPEEMVQSGIDGIMVKPVRKTELLTRVAQALTARK; this is encoded by the coding sequence ATGAGCCCTGATTCCTCATCCAGGCCGCAAAACAACCAAGACGCCGCAGAACCCAGCACTCAAGGAATTGCGTCATTTGATGAATCCCCGCACCTGCTGCTCCAGCAAATTATCGACGTGGGCACCCGCCTCGTGGGTGCAAGTTATGGCGCCCTGGGTGTGTTCAACACCGACGGCGATCAAATTATCCGTTTCCTGACATCGGGAATCGATGAAAAAATTCGCGAAGCCATTGGACCACCTCCAAGCGGCAAAGGCATCATCGGCCTTCTTGCCAGAGAATCCAGGCCTCTGCGGATTTCAGACCTCACGAGAAATCCTCTATCCACAGGCATCCCGCCCCATCACCCCACCATGACTTCCTTTCTCGGCGTTCCGCTCAAATCACAAGAAATCGTCTACGGAAACCTCTACTTCACCGACAAGATTGGCGAGGATTCGTTTACCCCCGAGGATGAGCGCATCGCAGAGAACTTTGCGGCCCTCGCCGTCGCCGCCATTGAACGTCGCACGGCCCTCGATCATTTGCACCAAGCCGAAAAGCTTGAGGCCCTGGGCCGCCTTTCGGCGGGAATCTCACACGACTTCAACAACGCCCTCGGAATCATCCACGGGGCTGCTGAACTTCTGGACAGGCAACTTGGAAAGGAAAACATTGACCCCGCCATTTCTGAATATTTGGACATCATCATGAAGTCCGCCATGGGCGCCGCCCAAACCGTCAAAAGGCTTCAGGATTTTGCCCGAAAGCGCGATGACCGACCGGCAAGTGTGGCCGACCTCAACGAGGCGATTCAGGCGGCGGCCGAGATGACCCGCCCCCGCTGGAAAAGCGAGGCCGAGGCCAGCGGCTTACAAATTGATTTGGCCATCAGGCCCGAGGCGAGGCATTCTCTTGTGAGTGGAGTTGAATCTGAGCTTCATGAAATTCTCATCAACCTCATCAACAACGCCCTAGATGCGATGCCAGGTGGTGGAAATATTGTCCTAAGCACCGAGGACACTAACGGCGGGCCACGCGTATCCATCAAGGACACCGGCACGGGCATGTCCCCAGAGACCAGTGCAAGAGCATTCGAGCCTTTTTTCTCCACCAAGGGCGAGCAGGGCACAGGCATGGGCCTGAGCATGGTGTTCGGCATCATCAAGCGCTACGGCGGAAGCATCGGCATTGAAAGCGAGGCGGGTGTCGGCACAGAAATCAGCTTTACGCTCCCACCCTCCAATATCGTTGACGAAAAAAGGACCGAAACGGCGATCCCCTCGGCTGGCCCGGCCAATATTCTCATCATAGAAGACGAGCCCGATATGGCACGGGTAATCAGCGATCTGCTTTCGGAGGAAGGCTACTCCCCGCATGTCATACACAACGGCCTGGAGGCCACCCAGGCATTCGAGGCAGGCAGGCACGACCTGGTGATTTCGGACCTCGCCATGCCCGGAATATCGGGGAGCGAGATCGCCCGGAGGATTAAGGAAATCTCCCCTTCCACGCCCGTCCTTCTTCTCACAGGCTGGCAAGCGGGAATGCCCCCCGAGGAGATGGTCCAGAGTGGCATCGACGGCATAATGGTCAAACCGGTCAGAAAAACGGAGTTGTTGACGCGGGTGGCCCAAGCACTCACCGCGCGGAAATAG
- the fumC gene encoding class II fumarate hydratase, with translation MGYRIETDTMGEIEVPDDKYYGAQTARSLMNFKIGGDRFPREMIRALGILKKAAALTNHELGTLPEEKANLIDRAADEVIEGKLDDHFPLVVWQTGSGTQTNMNSNEVISNRAIEMAGGTMGSKDPVHPNDDVNKAQSSNDTFPTAMHIAAAEQINSRLIPEVERLQKTLQSKADAFGDIIKIGRTHLMDAVPLTLGQEFSGYAKQLENAVSRIRLTLDGIYELALGGTAVGTGLNTHPDFADKAAGHIARITGLPFRSAPNKFEALAAHDAIVFASGSLKTLAASLMKIANDVRWLASGPRSGIGEIRIPENEPGSSIMPGKVNPTQCEAMTMVCAQVMGNDVAVNVGGASGNFELNVFKPVMIFNLLNSIRLLADACASFDENCAVGIEPNKSVIDDFLKRSLMLVTALNPIIGYDNAAKVAKKAFAEGSTLREAVIALDLMSGEEFDKAVRPEDMTGPKS, from the coding sequence ATGGGGTACCGAATCGAAACCGATACGATGGGCGAAATCGAAGTTCCCGACGATAAATACTATGGGGCGCAGACGGCCCGTTCCTTGATGAATTTTAAAATCGGCGGCGACCGCTTCCCGAGAGAAATGATCCGCGCCTTAGGGATACTCAAAAAAGCCGCTGCTCTCACGAACCACGAGCTCGGCACCCTTCCAGAGGAGAAGGCCAACCTCATTGATCGCGCCGCCGACGAGGTGATCGAAGGGAAACTCGACGATCATTTCCCTCTTGTCGTCTGGCAGACCGGCAGCGGCACCCAGACCAACATGAATTCGAACGAGGTCATTTCGAACCGCGCCATCGAAATGGCCGGGGGCACGATGGGATCGAAAGACCCGGTCCACCCGAATGACGATGTAAACAAGGCCCAGTCCTCGAACGACACGTTCCCGACGGCGATGCACATCGCTGCTGCCGAGCAAATCAACTCACGTCTCATTCCCGAAGTCGAGCGCCTCCAGAAAACGCTTCAGTCAAAAGCCGACGCCTTCGGCGACATCATCAAAATAGGGCGCACCCATCTCATGGATGCTGTTCCGCTCACGCTGGGCCAGGAATTCTCGGGCTACGCCAAGCAGCTTGAAAACGCCGTCTCGCGCATTCGCCTGACCCTCGACGGCATCTACGAACTGGCCCTGGGCGGCACCGCCGTGGGCACCGGCCTGAACACCCATCCCGACTTCGCCGACAAGGCGGCGGGGCACATCGCCCGGATCACAGGGCTTCCCTTCCGATCGGCCCCGAACAAATTCGAGGCTCTGGCCGCGCATGATGCCATCGTATTCGCCAGCGGCTCGCTCAAGACCCTGGCCGCCTCCTTGATGAAGATCGCCAACGATGTCCGCTGGCTCGCCTCGGGCCCCCGAAGCGGGATCGGCGAGATCCGCATCCCCGAGAATGAGCCCGGAAGTTCGATCATGCCCGGCAAAGTGAACCCCACTCAGTGCGAGGCGATGACAATGGTTTGCGCCCAGGTCATGGGCAACGATGTCGCCGTGAACGTCGGTGGGGCCTCGGGAAATTTTGAACTCAACGTCTTCAAGCCCGTGATGATTTTTAATCTCCTGAACTCCATCCGCCTGCTTGCAGATGCCTGCGCCTCGTTCGATGAGAACTGCGCCGTCGGCATCGAACCCAACAAATCGGTCATAGATGACTTCCTCAAACGCTCGCTTATGCTCGTGACGGCGCTCAATCCCATCATCGGCTATGACAATGCCGCCAAGGTGGCGAAAAAGGCTTTCGCCGAAGGTAGCACCTTGCGCGAGGCGGTCATCGCGCTTGACCTGATGAGCGGCGAGGAATTCGACAAAGCTGTGCGGCCGGAAGATATGACCGGCCCAAAAAGCTAG
- the acnA gene encoding aconitate hydratase AcnA — protein MSNSFNARAEMKVGDQTYEIYRLDALKDKGDIDRLPYSQKVLLENLLRNEDGESVKAKDIEALAGWDAKGGAIAEIAFMPSRVLLQDFTGVPSVVDLAVMRDAMKELGGDPALINPLQPVDLVIDHSVQIDSFGTEEALEQNADLEFERNTERYSFLRWAQQAFDNFRVVPPSTGIIHQVNLEFLAHVVGEDEKNGVRRAFPDTLVGTDSHTTMINGLGVLGWGVGGIEAEAAMLGQSYSMLIPDVIGFKLSGKLPEGATATDLVLVVVQMLRQKGVVGKFVEFYGPGLVGLPLADRATLSNMAPEYGATCGIFPIDAETIKYLELSGRPAEKIALVEAYAKEQGMFHDENTPEAIYTDTIELDMGEVEPCISGPKRPQDRILLSEASKTFGSELDKMLTELSGGGTAVASAPVKVKTGSKSYELESGAVVIASITSCTNTSNPSVMLGAGLVAKKAAERGLKPKPWVKTSLAPGSKVVTEYLKKAGLDTYLDQLGFNTVGYGCTTCIGNSGPLPPEVSKAIAEGNLVACSVLSGNRNFEGRVHAEVRMNFLASPPLVVAYALAGHMGVDIATESLGQDKDGNDVYLKDIWPTQSELEEVVMNNVQADLFKKTYSDVFRGDLRWMGVPTPEGDLYTWEEMSTYVQKPPYFDGMKVEPEPVGDIKGARCLANLGDSTTTDHISPAGSIPKDGPAGRYLVMNDVLTKDFNSFGSRRGNHEVMMRGTFANVRLRNKVAPGTEGGWSTHFPSGEQMTMFDTAEKYREEGVSTVVLGGKEYGTGSSRDWAAKGSNLLGVKAVITESFERIHRSNLIGMGVIPLQFKPGESAESLGLTGQEVFDIEGINGGEAKEVQVTATPDGGGAPITFTAVSRIDTPNEVLYYQNGGILHYVLRKLLKENK, from the coding sequence ATGAGCAATAGTTTTAACGCCCGCGCCGAGATGAAGGTCGGCGATCAGACTTATGAGATTTACCGGCTCGATGCCTTAAAAGACAAAGGCGATATTGATCGCCTGCCCTATTCGCAAAAAGTGTTATTGGAAAACCTCCTGCGCAACGAGGATGGCGAGTCCGTCAAGGCCAAAGATATTGAGGCGCTGGCAGGCTGGGACGCAAAAGGGGGCGCAATTGCCGAGATTGCCTTCATGCCAAGCCGCGTTCTTTTGCAGGACTTCACGGGCGTCCCCTCGGTCGTCGATCTCGCCGTGATGCGCGATGCGATGAAAGAGCTGGGTGGCGACCCGGCGCTCATCAATCCGCTCCAGCCGGTGGATCTCGTCATCGACCATTCGGTTCAAATTGATAGTTTCGGGACCGAGGAGGCCCTTGAGCAAAACGCCGATCTCGAATTCGAGCGCAACACCGAGCGCTACTCGTTCCTGCGCTGGGCGCAGCAGGCGTTCGACAACTTCCGGGTGGTGCCGCCCTCGACGGGAATCATCCACCAGGTGAACTTGGAGTTCCTGGCCCATGTTGTTGGCGAGGATGAAAAAAACGGGGTGCGTAGAGCTTTCCCGGACACCCTGGTGGGCACCGATTCGCACACGACGATGATCAACGGTCTGGGTGTTCTGGGCTGGGGCGTTGGCGGCATCGAGGCCGAGGCCGCCATGCTGGGGCAGTCGTATTCGATGCTCATCCCGGATGTCATTGGCTTTAAGCTCTCGGGGAAACTTCCCGAAGGGGCCACGGCGACCGACCTTGTGCTCGTCGTTGTCCAGATGCTTCGGCAAAAGGGCGTTGTCGGAAAATTCGTCGAGTTCTACGGGCCGGGGCTGGTGGGTCTGCCGCTTGCCGATAGGGCCACGCTCTCGAACATGGCGCCCGAGTACGGCGCCACCTGCGGCATTTTCCCGATTGATGCCGAGACGATTAAATATCTTGAACTCTCGGGCCGCCCGGCCGAGAAGATTGCGCTGGTTGAGGCCTATGCCAAAGAGCAGGGGATGTTCCACGACGAGAACACGCCTGAGGCAATCTACACCGATACCATAGAGCTCGACATGGGCGAGGTCGAGCCCTGCATCTCTGGCCCCAAGCGACCGCAGGACAGGATTCTATTGAGCGAGGCGAGCAAAACCTTCGGGAGCGAGCTCGACAAGATGCTCACCGAGCTATCGGGCGGCGGCACAGCCGTGGCTTCTGCTCCAGTTAAGGTGAAGACCGGGTCGAAAAGCTACGAGCTTGAGAGCGGCGCGGTTGTCATCGCCTCTATCACGAGTTGCACGAACACCTCGAATCCCTCGGTTATGCTGGGCGCAGGTCTTGTCGCCAAAAAAGCAGCCGAGCGGGGCCTTAAGCCCAAGCCATGGGTGAAGACCAGCCTCGCGCCCGGCTCGAAGGTCGTGACCGAGTATCTCAAGAAAGCGGGTCTCGACACCTATCTCGATCAGCTTGGCTTCAACACCGTGGGCTACGGTTGCACGACCTGCATCGGCAACTCAGGGCCGCTGCCCCCCGAGGTGTCTAAAGCCATCGCCGAGGGCAACCTTGTTGCCTGCTCGGTCCTTTCGGGCAACCGCAATTTCGAGGGCCGGGTGCACGCCGAGGTGCGAATGAATTTCCTCGCCTCGCCCCCGCTGGTTGTTGCCTATGCGCTGGCTGGCCATATGGGCGTGGACATCGCCACTGAATCGCTCGGCCAGGACAAGGATGGCAATGATGTTTATTTGAAGGACATCTGGCCCACCCAGAGCGAGCTTGAGGAAGTTGTGATGAACAACGTCCAGGCCGACCTGTTCAAGAAAACCTACTCGGACGTTTTCCGGGGCGACCTCCGGTGGATGGGCGTCCCGACCCCCGAGGGTGATCTCTACACCTGGGAGGAAATGTCCACCTACGTCCAGAAGCCACCTTATTTCGACGGCATGAAGGTCGAGCCCGAACCGGTGGGCGATATTAAAGGCGCTCGCTGCCTCGCCAATCTGGGCGACTCGACGACGACCGACCACATCTCACCGGCGGGCTCGATACCCAAAGACGGCCCGGCGGGGCGCTATCTGGTGATGAACGACGTGCTCACCAAGGACTTCAACAGCTTTGGCTCGCGCCGGGGCAACCACGAGGTCATGATGCGCGGCACCTTCGCCAACGTTCGACTTCGCAACAAAGTCGCCCCCGGCACCGAGGGCGGCTGGTCCACCCATTTCCCCTCGGGCGAGCAGATGACCATGTTCGACACCGCTGAGAAATATCGAGAAGAAGGTGTGTCCACTGTTGTTCTGGGCGGCAAGGAGTACGGTACCGGCTCATCGCGCGATTGGGCGGCCAAGGGCTCGAACCTCCTCGGCGTCAAGGCTGTGATCACGGAGAGCTTTGAGCGAATCCACCGCTCGAATCTCATCGGGATGGGTGTGATTCCGCTTCAGTTCAAGCCCGGCGAGAGCGCCGAGAGCCTCGGTCTCACGGGCCAGGAAGTCTTCGACATCGAGGGCATCAACGGCGGCGAGGCAAAAGAGGTGCAGGTCACGGCGACCCCCGATGGTGGCGGTGCGCCGATAACTTTCACTGCGGTCTCCCGGATAGACACCCCGAACGAGGTGCTCTATTACCAAAACGGCGGAATTCTCCACTACGTCCTGCGCAAACTGCTTAAAGAAAACAAGTAG
- a CDS encoding diguanylate cyclase, with protein sequence MKNLKLKSIAWLFVLAICLSGGILLTSAVIINFNIERVGVVWDDFQLERSEKARLDSALRAAVGYGGMIHDFKNFVLRQESQYMERVHEHLGGATSIIRQYRALGPTEGEKVALEDISKTLDEYTQALILTERLVEEGKSPREIDRAVKIDDTLALRGLNSLRTGLGRTSDSSARTTEFGKAQALTLLRAQLGYGGLIHNFKNLVLRHDLARQKKISENLRMAMETISKYESHGVNQTEQLALEDVLATLNLYMLALDETTGLIKEGLSPAEIDRKVKVDDSLALRGMAVLDREIAAQIEKNSENLLNAISLMSRLGRISVYSTAGLILFLILTSLWLVYGRVIGPVRALTEVMSSLAEGNLEVEISGADRDNEMGRMARSVEVFRENAIKRAEAERRAENNEARVRAVVDAVPEGIVTVDSSGKISTANPAVEMMFGYNSDELKGLNVSLLLAAVEEDGRIGSLALDEHVGTSSIFTARRRDGTTFPAELAVGEMNIDGEGMYTCVVSDITNRVNAEEAIKDLAMTDSLTGLANRNRFHENLASGMTLAKRQGTKMALLMLDLDGFKGVNDTYGHPAGDELLRQVSALLSAARRDVDTVARLGGDEFSIILQDVSGVDVVKTIAARLVEDLCRTFVIEGKEMHIGGSCGFAIYSPEEDDMDMLIRKADIALYAIKAAGKNGYRMYESDMKMEAS encoded by the coding sequence GTGAAAAACCTCAAGCTCAAATCAATCGCATGGCTCTTTGTCCTGGCCATTTGCCTCTCGGGCGGAATTTTGCTCACCTCCGCCGTCATCATCAATTTCAATATCGAGCGGGTCGGGGTGGTATGGGACGACTTTCAGCTGGAGCGCTCCGAGAAAGCCCGGCTCGACAGCGCGCTTAGAGCCGCCGTCGGATATGGCGGGATGATCCATGATTTCAAAAATTTCGTGCTGCGCCAGGAAAGTCAATACATGGAAAGGGTGCATGAGCACCTCGGCGGCGCTACCTCCATCATTCGGCAATACCGGGCCCTCGGCCCCACCGAGGGCGAAAAGGTTGCGCTCGAGGACATTTCCAAAACCCTGGATGAATACACTCAGGCCTTGATCCTCACCGAGCGGTTGGTTGAGGAGGGAAAATCTCCCCGCGAGATCGACCGCGCCGTCAAGATCGACGACACCCTCGCCTTAAGAGGGCTGAATTCGTTGAGAACGGGTCTCGGGCGTACCTCCGATTCGAGTGCCAGGACAACCGAATTCGGAAAGGCGCAGGCCCTCACCCTGCTGCGCGCCCAACTCGGCTACGGTGGGCTGATTCATAATTTCAAAAACCTTGTTCTCCGTCACGATTTGGCAAGACAAAAAAAAATCAGCGAAAATCTTCGGATGGCTATGGAGACAATTTCGAAATACGAGTCGCATGGCGTGAATCAGACCGAACAGCTGGCGCTGGAGGATGTCCTGGCCACCCTGAATTTGTATATGTTGGCGCTGGACGAGACCACTGGCCTGATAAAAGAGGGTCTTTCGCCGGCCGAAATCGACCGGAAGGTCAAGGTCGATGACAGCCTGGCGCTGCGGGGTATGGCGGTGCTGGACAGAGAGATTGCCGCTCAAATTGAGAAAAATTCCGAGAACCTTCTTAACGCGATCTCGTTGATGTCCCGGTTGGGGCGTATCTCCGTTTACTCAACGGCGGGGTTAATTCTGTTTTTGATTTTGACTTCCCTGTGGCTCGTTTATGGAAGGGTCATTGGCCCTGTTCGCGCCTTGACGGAAGTGATGAGCTCTCTTGCCGAAGGGAATCTCGAGGTCGAGATCAGCGGTGCGGACAGGGACAACGAGATGGGGCGGATGGCCCGCTCCGTCGAGGTGTTCCGGGAAAACGCCATCAAAAGGGCCGAGGCCGAGCGGCGGGCGGAAAATAACGAGGCCAGGGTGCGCGCCGTGGTCGATGCCGTTCCCGAGGGTATTGTGACGGTGGATTCGAGCGGCAAGATTAGCACAGCGAATCCCGCAGTGGAGATGATGTTCGGATACAACTCCGATGAATTAAAGGGCTTGAACGTGAGTCTTCTGCTCGCCGCTGTGGAGGAGGACGGGCGAATCGGCTCGCTGGCGCTTGATGAGCATGTTGGCACTTCGAGTATTTTTACTGCCCGGCGGCGGGACGGCACTACTTTTCCCGCCGAGCTTGCGGTAGGCGAGATGAACATCGACGGCGAGGGGATGTACACCTGTGTTGTCAGCGATATCACGAATCGGGTGAATGCCGAGGAAGCCATCAAGGATCTGGCCATGACCGACTCGCTCACCGGGCTGGCGAATCGCAACCGGTTCCATGAAAATCTGGCCTCGGGCATGACGCTGGCCAAACGGCAAGGCACGAAGATGGCGCTGTTGATGCTCGACCTTGACGGTTTCAAGGGGGTGAATGACACCTATGGGCATCCTGCGGGCGATGAGCTTTTAAGGCAGGTCTCGGCGCTTTTAAGCGCCGCCAGACGGGATGTGGATACGGTGGCGCGCCTTGGCGGCGATGAATTCTCGATCATCTTGCAGGATGTATCGGGCGTGGACGTCGTAAAAACAATTGCCGCGAGGCTGGTCGAGGATTTGTGCCGCACGTTCGTGATCGAGGGAAAGGAAATGCATATCGGCGGCAGTTGCGGATTCGCTATCTACTCACCTGAGGAAGATGACATGGATATGCTGATCCGAAAGGCGGACATTGCCCTTTACGCGATCAAGGCCGCCGGTAAGAATGGCTACCGGATGTATGAGAGTGACATGAAAATGGAGGCGTCGTAG